The Calonectris borealis chromosome 13, bCalBor7.hap1.2, whole genome shotgun sequence genome contains a region encoding:
- the LONRF3 gene encoding LON peptidase N-terminal domain and RING finger protein 3 isoform X1, whose amino-acid sequence MGSHLPPQQQRPEPQLVLQLAAGALQAQNLELSGGGLGPEWQVLLGRADALAFGGRLHEALPLYQLASRHQQLRAEQLEKLVECLAQSVRIKEGLPAAGSGPPQPREWDVFRCRKCQGFLFEPVSLPCGHTFCKKCLERDRAAESRCVLCKEEGSAAAGQLPRVNVILSNLLAKWFPCQVKASQLRHEGNLLYKEKKLQAALQKYNEAVSLAPNDHLLYSNRSQINSTLKACEDALHDAETACRLQPYWLKGHLRKGQALANLGKTEEALREFLFCLALDTGNKTAKSEAQKLLLSLFSLIPGNAQEHLPDILQLLSHHSRLKGNLLNSVGSGGTSHNLQRLLKVNVEQKKAFPIQEEPNVTTSGSLRKSVQITESKKDCSEEENKLTSVPESAFLISEKCSLLKRKCCSEEVRNAEVPCKLMKKDTVDTKGNSTGQHIPFEFVDPSDLDCSLCMRLFYEPVTTPCGHTFCLKCLERCLDHNPKCPLCKEGLSECLAMRKYCKTVLMEELIARYLPEELTERRKIYEEEIAELSNLNKNVPIFVCTMAYPTVPCPLHIFEPCYRLMIRRCMETGTKQFGMCISDPVKGFADYGCILEIRNVEFFADGRSVVDSIGKRRFKVIQHSQRDGYNTADIEYIEDQKVQGQEYAALLVLHDSVYDQAYMWFNSLKQALKSRILSHFGPMPAKDPDPQANPNGPAWCWWVLAVLPLENRAQLPFLAMKSLKDRLNGIRRVLTFMSRTRSR is encoded by the exons atgggctCCCACCtgccgccgcagcagcagcgcccggagccccagctggtgctgcagctggcGGCCGGGGCTCTGCAGGCGCAGAACTTGGAGCTGTCGGGCGGCGGCCTGGGGCCCGAGTGGCAGGTGCTGCTCGGGCGGGCCGACGCGCTCGCCTTCGGCGGGCGGCTGCACGAAGCCCTGCCGCTCTACCAGCTGGCGTCCCGCCACCAGCAGCTGCGGGCGgagcagctggagaagctggtggAGTGCCTGGCGCAGAGCGTCCGGATCAAAGaggggctgcccgccgccgggagcggccccccgcagccccgcgagTGGGACGTCTTCAGGTGCCGCAAATGCCAGGGCTTCCTCTTCGAGCCCGTTTCCTTGCCTTGCGGACACACGTTCTGCAAAAAGTGCCTGGAGAGGGACCGGGCGGCCGAGTCCCGCTGCGTCCTGTGCAAGGAGGagggcagcgcggcggccgggCAGCTCCCGCGGGTCAATGTCATCCTCAGCAACCTGCTGGCCAAGTGGTTCCCCTGCCAGGTGAAGGCTTCGCAGCTCAGGCACGAAGGGAACCTCTTGTACAAGGAGAAGAAGCTACAAGCCGCCTTGCAGAAGTACAACGAAGCGGTCAGCCTAG CTCCAAATGACCACTTACTATACAGCAACCGGTCCCAGATTAACTCTACTTTGAAAGCTTGCGAAGATGCGTTGCATGATGCAGAAACAGCATGCAGGCTCCAGCCATACTGGTTGAAA GGTCACCTAAGGAAAGGACAAGCATTAGCTAATCTGGGGAAAACAGAAGAAGCTTTAAGAGAGTTTCTATTCTGCCTTGCTTTAGATACTGGGAACAAGACGGCCAAGTCTGAGGCACAAAAG CTTCTACTTAGTTTGTTTTCACTCATCCCGGGAAATGCTCAGGAACACTTACCCGATATCCTGCAGCTGTTGTCACATCACTCTAGATTAAAGGGGAATCTCCTAAATTCAGTGGGATCTGGAGGCACCAGCCATAACCTACAAAGGTTGCTCAAG GTAAATGTGGAACAGAAAAAGGCTTTTCCCATTCAAGAGGAACCAAATGTAACTACTTCTGGTAGTTTGAGGAAATCTGTACAAATTACAGAGAGCAAAAAGGACTGCTCAGAGGAGGAGAACAAACTCACCTCCGTGCCAGAGTCTGCCTTTCTCATTTCTGAGAAGTGCAGCCTCCTGAAAAGGAAGTGCTGCTCAGAGGAGGTGCGAAATGCTGAGGTACCCTGCAAACTGATGAAGAAAG ATACAGTTGATACTAAGGGAAATAGTACTGGACAACATATTCCATTTGAATTTGTGGATCCATCAGATTTGGACTGCTCCCTGTGTATGAG GCTCTTCTATGAACCTGTCACTACACCTTGTGGACACACCTTCTGTCTCAAATGTCTTGAGAGATGCCTGGATCACAACCCAAAATGTCCCCTGTGCAAGGAAGGGCTCTCGGAG TGCTTGGCTATGAGGAAATACTGTAAAACAGTACTAATGGAGGAATTAATAGCTAGATATCTTCCAGAGGAACtcactgaaagaagaaagatcTATGAAGAGGAAATAGCAGAGCTTTCCAA CCTAAATAAGAATGTTCCTATATTTGTCTGCACAATGGCTTATCCTACAGTCCCGTGCCCTTTGCACATTTTTGAGCCATGTTATCGCCTGATGATTCGAAGGTGCATGGAAACTGGCACCAAACAATTTGGGATGTGCATCAGTGACCCTGTAAAGGG GTTTGCAGATTATGGCTGCATTCTGGAGATAAGAAATGTTGAATTCTTTGCTGATGGTCGCTCTGTTGTAGACAGCATCGGCAAGAGGAGATTTAAGGTGATACAGCACAGCCAGCGTGATGGCTATAATACAGCGGATATTGAGTACATTGAGGATCAAAAG GTGCAAGGACAAGAGTATGCTGCATTACTTGTTCTCCATGATTCTGTCTATGATCAGGCATATATGTGGTTCAACTCCCTCAAGCAAGCACTTAAAAGTCGAATTCTCAGTCATTTTGGTCCAATGCCAGCTAAGGATCCTGACCCACAG GCTAACCCTAATGGGCCAGCCTGGTGCTGGTGGGTCCTAGCTGTTCTTCCACTTGAGAACAGAGCTCAGCTCCCTTTCCTTGCCATGAAATCCCTCAAAGACCGCTTGAATGGCATCAGACGTGTCCTTACATTCATGTCTCGTACACGATCACGGTGA
- the LONRF3 gene encoding LON peptidase N-terminal domain and RING finger protein 3 isoform X2, which produces MGSHLPPQQQRPEPQLVLQLAAGALQAQNLELSGGGLGPEWQVLLGRADALAFGGRLHEALPLYQLASRHQQLRAEQLEKLVECLAQSVRIKEGLPAAGSGPPQPREWDVFRCRKCQGFLFEPVSLPCGHTFCKKCLERDRAAESRCVLCKEEGSAAAGQLPRVNVILSNLLAKWFPCQVKASQLRHEGNLLYKEKKLQAALQKYNEAVSLAPNDHLLYSNRSQINSTLKACEDALHDAETACRLQPYWLKGHLRKGQALANLGKTEEALREFLFCLALDTGNKTAKSEAQKVNVEQKKAFPIQEEPNVTTSGSLRKSVQITESKKDCSEEENKLTSVPESAFLISEKCSLLKRKCCSEEVRNAEVPCKLMKKDTVDTKGNSTGQHIPFEFVDPSDLDCSLCMRLFYEPVTTPCGHTFCLKCLERCLDHNPKCPLCKEGLSECLAMRKYCKTVLMEELIARYLPEELTERRKIYEEEIAELSNLNKNVPIFVCTMAYPTVPCPLHIFEPCYRLMIRRCMETGTKQFGMCISDPVKGFADYGCILEIRNVEFFADGRSVVDSIGKRRFKVIQHSQRDGYNTADIEYIEDQKVQGQEYAALLVLHDSVYDQAYMWFNSLKQALKSRILSHFGPMPAKDPDPQANPNGPAWCWWVLAVLPLENRAQLPFLAMKSLKDRLNGIRRVLTFMSRTRSR; this is translated from the exons atgggctCCCACCtgccgccgcagcagcagcgcccggagccccagctggtgctgcagctggcGGCCGGGGCTCTGCAGGCGCAGAACTTGGAGCTGTCGGGCGGCGGCCTGGGGCCCGAGTGGCAGGTGCTGCTCGGGCGGGCCGACGCGCTCGCCTTCGGCGGGCGGCTGCACGAAGCCCTGCCGCTCTACCAGCTGGCGTCCCGCCACCAGCAGCTGCGGGCGgagcagctggagaagctggtggAGTGCCTGGCGCAGAGCGTCCGGATCAAAGaggggctgcccgccgccgggagcggccccccgcagccccgcgagTGGGACGTCTTCAGGTGCCGCAAATGCCAGGGCTTCCTCTTCGAGCCCGTTTCCTTGCCTTGCGGACACACGTTCTGCAAAAAGTGCCTGGAGAGGGACCGGGCGGCCGAGTCCCGCTGCGTCCTGTGCAAGGAGGagggcagcgcggcggccgggCAGCTCCCGCGGGTCAATGTCATCCTCAGCAACCTGCTGGCCAAGTGGTTCCCCTGCCAGGTGAAGGCTTCGCAGCTCAGGCACGAAGGGAACCTCTTGTACAAGGAGAAGAAGCTACAAGCCGCCTTGCAGAAGTACAACGAAGCGGTCAGCCTAG CTCCAAATGACCACTTACTATACAGCAACCGGTCCCAGATTAACTCTACTTTGAAAGCTTGCGAAGATGCGTTGCATGATGCAGAAACAGCATGCAGGCTCCAGCCATACTGGTTGAAA GGTCACCTAAGGAAAGGACAAGCATTAGCTAATCTGGGGAAAACAGAAGAAGCTTTAAGAGAGTTTCTATTCTGCCTTGCTTTAGATACTGGGAACAAGACGGCCAAGTCTGAGGCACAAAAG GTAAATGTGGAACAGAAAAAGGCTTTTCCCATTCAAGAGGAACCAAATGTAACTACTTCTGGTAGTTTGAGGAAATCTGTACAAATTACAGAGAGCAAAAAGGACTGCTCAGAGGAGGAGAACAAACTCACCTCCGTGCCAGAGTCTGCCTTTCTCATTTCTGAGAAGTGCAGCCTCCTGAAAAGGAAGTGCTGCTCAGAGGAGGTGCGAAATGCTGAGGTACCCTGCAAACTGATGAAGAAAG ATACAGTTGATACTAAGGGAAATAGTACTGGACAACATATTCCATTTGAATTTGTGGATCCATCAGATTTGGACTGCTCCCTGTGTATGAG GCTCTTCTATGAACCTGTCACTACACCTTGTGGACACACCTTCTGTCTCAAATGTCTTGAGAGATGCCTGGATCACAACCCAAAATGTCCCCTGTGCAAGGAAGGGCTCTCGGAG TGCTTGGCTATGAGGAAATACTGTAAAACAGTACTAATGGAGGAATTAATAGCTAGATATCTTCCAGAGGAACtcactgaaagaagaaagatcTATGAAGAGGAAATAGCAGAGCTTTCCAA CCTAAATAAGAATGTTCCTATATTTGTCTGCACAATGGCTTATCCTACAGTCCCGTGCCCTTTGCACATTTTTGAGCCATGTTATCGCCTGATGATTCGAAGGTGCATGGAAACTGGCACCAAACAATTTGGGATGTGCATCAGTGACCCTGTAAAGGG GTTTGCAGATTATGGCTGCATTCTGGAGATAAGAAATGTTGAATTCTTTGCTGATGGTCGCTCTGTTGTAGACAGCATCGGCAAGAGGAGATTTAAGGTGATACAGCACAGCCAGCGTGATGGCTATAATACAGCGGATATTGAGTACATTGAGGATCAAAAG GTGCAAGGACAAGAGTATGCTGCATTACTTGTTCTCCATGATTCTGTCTATGATCAGGCATATATGTGGTTCAACTCCCTCAAGCAAGCACTTAAAAGTCGAATTCTCAGTCATTTTGGTCCAATGCCAGCTAAGGATCCTGACCCACAG GCTAACCCTAATGGGCCAGCCTGGTGCTGGTGGGTCCTAGCTGTTCTTCCACTTGAGAACAGAGCTCAGCTCCCTTTCCTTGCCATGAAATCCCTCAAAGACCGCTTGAATGGCATCAGACGTGTCCTTACATTCATGTCTCGTACACGATCACGGTGA